In the Euphorbia lathyris chromosome 5, ddEupLath1.1, whole genome shotgun sequence genome, one interval contains:
- the LOC136228891 gene encoding cytochrome b561 and DOMON domain-containing protein At2g04850 — protein sequence MHTIILFLLLNIHIHIQHAFSAHCTSTTPSKTYQNCITLPTQQASMAWTFHSHNSTLDLVFFGTFISPSGWVAWGINPTSPQMTGTRALIAFPDPNSGQLLLSPYILDPTVKLQKNPLLSRPLDINLLSSSATLYGGKLATIHNGAAVQIYARFKLSPNGTRIHFVWNRGLYVQGYSPTIHPTTSNDLSSISTIDVKSGFTAAPKDNTKTLKIAHGIINAISWGVLLPTGAVTARYLRHVESLGPAWFYAHAGIQLSGVVLGVVGFGIGIKLGQLSAGVSYGLHRKLGFAVLILGILQTLALFFRPRATNKYRKYWKSYHHFVGYGCVVLGVVNVFQGFDVMGEERSYAKLGYCLCVSTLIGGCIALEVNSWVVFCRKSKEEKLRREGLISVSSLDKGSGIHTFSSSANCD from the coding sequence ATGCATACAATAATCCTCTTCTTGCTTCTCAATATCCATATCCATATCCAGCATGCATTTTCTGCTCACTGCACTTCCACAACTCCCTCCAAAACTTACCAAAACTGCATCACTCTTCCAACTCAACAAGCTTCTATGGCATGGACGTTTCACTCCCATAATTCAACCCTCGACCTTGTTTTCTTCGGCACTTTCATCTCCCCTTCCGGCTGGGTTGCCTGGGGTATCAACCCTACCTCCCCTCAAATGACTGGCACTCGCGCCTTAATCGCCTTCCCTGACCCCAATTCCGGCCAACTACTTTTATCCCCTTACATTCTAGACCCAACCGTCAAGCTTCAGAAAAACCCTCTCCTCTCTCGTCCTCTCGACATCAACCTCCTCTCCTCCTCCGCTACCCTCTACGGCGGAAAATTAGCCACCATCCACAACGGCGCCGCCGTCCAAATATACGCAAGATTTAAACTTTCCCCAAACGGAACCCGGATTCACTTCGTTTGGAATCGCGGATTATATGTACAAGGTTACTCCCCAACTATTCACCCAACAACCTCGAACGATTTATCTTCAATTTCCACCATTGATGTCAAATCCGGCTTCACCGCCGCCCCCAAAGATAACACCAAAACCCTAAAAATAGCGCACGGAATCATAAATGCGATTTCGTGGGGTGTTCTATTACCGACCGGAGCAGTGACGGCTAGATATTTACGGCATGTGGAATCATTAGGGCCAGCGTGGTTTTACGCCCACGCCGGTATACAGCTTTCGGGAGTTGTACTAGGAGTTGTAGGGTTTGGAATAGGGATAAAACTAGGGCAATTATCGGCAGGGGTGAGTTATGGGTTGCATAGGAAATTAGGGTTTGCAGTGTTGATTTTGGGGATTCTGCAGACACTGGCATTGTTTTTTAGGCCGAGAGCTACGAATAAGTACAGGAAATATTGGAAGTCATATCACCATTTTGTAGGGTATGGATGTGTGGTTTTGGGGGTTGTGAATGTGTTTCAAGGGTTTGATGTAATGGGGGAAGAAAGGTCATATGCAAAATTGGGGTACTGTTTATGTGTATCGACATTGATAGGGGGTTGTATAGCTCTGGAAGTGAATTCATGGGTTGTTTTCTGTAGGAAATCTAAGGAAGAAAAGCTTAGAAGAGAAGGCTTGATTAGTGTTTCTTCTCTTGATAAAGGAAGTGGAATTCATACTTTCTCTTCTTCTGCTAATTGTGATTGA